The following proteins are co-located in the Nilaparvata lugens isolate BPH chromosome 14, ASM1435652v1, whole genome shotgun sequence genome:
- the LOC111053769 gene encoding mRNA-decapping enzyme 1B — translation MAEQSAEARMNTAALKRADPYLKELLETAAHVALYTFNPDVNEWEKTEVEGALFVYSRTGEPFHNILIMNRLNCKNFVEPVIRGLDLHLEDPYLLYRTPKGSIYCVWFYDKRECSRIGQALDRLVKETTLNSSSTAVDKTQTKKGEGIDIFSMLSKAQEEYNSASSKDGNGNKPEDNTPKSVKDFFMKASSSTAWSSAQQNPPEVVPAPRGAAAPLAPPPGLTQIPAQEPPVFPSLEKLLLDPQNSLQHIENKLQKTTSPQPIQNGGGLVSPTSNVVQTLNFFNSNLTKSYLKMAEDGKLVMPQPAMFPNQPAMFPSNSLMTSQVQTPSEMQPLTKTQLLQALEYLMNNDDEFIPMLHAAYVKSLTRKTS, via the coding sequence ATGGCAGAACAATCGGCGGAAGCTCGTATGAACACTGCCGCTCTGAAACGGGCCGACCCCTACCTCAAAGAACTTCTAGAAACGGCGGCCCATGTAGCTCTCTACACCTTCAACCCAGACGTCAACGAATGGGAAAAAACAGAGGTAGAAGGCGCACTCTTTGTCTACAGTCGTACTGGTGAGCCATTCCACAATATTCTCATCATGAATCGTCTAAACTGCAAGAATTTCGTAGAGCCTGTAATCCGAGGCTTAGATCTACACCTGGAAGACCCTTACCTACTCTACCGTACCCCGAAAGGGTCTATCTACTGTGTGTGGTTCTATGATAAACGAGAATGCTCTAGGATTGGACAAGCTTTAGACAGACTTGTCAAGGAAACCACGTTGAATTCATCGTCGACAGCTGTAGACAAAACTCAGACGAAGAAAGGGGAAGGCATAGATATATTCTCAATGCTATCCAAGGCTCAAGAAGAGTACAACAGTGCGTCTTCCAAGGATGGAAACGGAAATAAACCTGAGGACAACACCCCAAAGAGTGTCAAAGATTTCTTCATGAAAGCTTCATCATCAACCGCTTGGTCGTCCGCTCAACAGAACCCGCCCGAGGTAGTTCCTGCCCCTAGGGGGGCTGCAGCCCCGCTTGCTCCGCCACCAGGGTTGACTCAAATTCCCGCCCAGGAGCCTCCAGTGTTCCCCAGTCTGGAGAAACTGCTACTAGATCCGCAGAACTCACTGCAACACATTGAAAACAAACTCCAGAAGACAACATCTCCTCAACCGATACAAAATGGCGGCGGACTGGTCTCGCCCACTAGCAACGTGGTTCAGACGCTGAACTTCTTCAACTCCAACCTCACCAAGTCTTATCTAAAGATGGCCGAAGATGGGAAGTTGGTCATGCCTCAGCCCGCCATGTTTCCAAATCAGCCCGCCATGTTTCCGTCGAACTCGTTGATGACGTCACAGGTCCAGACTCCATCTGAGATGCAGCCGTTGACCAAGACGCAGCTGCTTCAAGCCCTCGAGTATCTGATGAACAACGATGACGAATTCATTCCAATGCTACATGCCGCTTATGTCAAGAGTCTCACGCGCAAAACATCGTAA